The sequence below is a genomic window from Henriciella marina DSM 19595.
CACCGCCGCCGGTCTCAAACGTCTTGAACGCATTGGAGACATGGTTCTTTGCGGCGTTCTCATTCGCGACGAGCACACTGTCGGCGTCGATCTCGGTGCCCCAGGCGCGCTTTGAGCCGGTCTTGATCGCGGCGATGGCCAGCAGGCCGGAGCCCGTGCCGATATCCAGCACCTTTTCTGGACGTGCCTGCCGCAGGACACGCTCAAGACCGATAAGACAGCCGAGCGTCGTCCCGTGATGACCGGTACCAAAGGCGGGTCCCGCCTCGATCAGGATCGGCGTCTTGCCGGGGGCGGATTTCGCCAGCACATGGCTGCCCGCCACGATGAAGCGCCCGGCCTCGACAGGTGGCAGCCCTTCCAGCGACAGGGTCACCCAGTCACGGTCTTCAAGCGCCTCGACAACGGCATTGAGACTTGGCGAGACGTCTTCGATCATCGCCTTGCAAGCCTTGGCGTCGTCCTCTGTTTCGCAATAGGCATCGAGGCGCCAGGCATGGCGGCCATCTTCCTTTGCGTCGACGGCACCCGCAGGTGTCGGGTCGGTCCAGGCCAGGGCATCCCAGGCTGGCTGAATGGCCTCACGCGGGCCTTTTGCGGAAATCTGATACATGATGGCTCGCCCATAGCAGAGCATTGCAGAACCGGGTAGGGTCGCGCTCAGCAGACAGGGAGCGCGCGGCGCGATGAACAGACAGATGAAGACAATCTTGGCGGGCGCTGCGCTTTCTATGTGCGCCAACTTTAGCGCGGCGACTGCGCAGCAAACCGCGCCTGCGGATCCTGCCCAGACCGAGGCCGGCTGGCGCCTGATCGCCCCCGAAAACCTGATGCTGATCGAAACCGGCAAGGGCACGGTGGTGATCGAGCTCAACCCGTCTTTCGCGCCGAACCATGCAGAGCGTATGCGGGAGCTTGCCGCCTCCGGTGAATACGAAGGCGAGCATTTCTACCGGGTCATCGAGGGATTCGTTGCGCAGGGCGGCCTCTTCGACGACATGCAGATCCTGCGCTGGGGCCCCCTGAAGAACGAGAATGACCGGCCCTATGGCGGCGAAGGCTTCGTCCCACTCGGTAACGCCGATCTCTTCGCGCCAGAGGTCGGCCATATTGGCGGCTTCCCGGTCGGGCGGGATGAGGCGCTTGGCCAGGAATGGCTGCTTCATTGCCCGGGTGCGGTCGCGCTGGCGCGAAATAATGACCCTGACTCAGGCGGCACCGAGATTTACATTGTGCTTGATGCGCAGCGTTATCTCGACCGCAACCTGACCGTCTTTGGCCGGGTCATCGACGGCATGGAGCATGTGCAGGCGTTCAAGCGCGGCGACCGCGCCATCCAGAACGGCGTCATCCAGGCGCCCGAAACCGGCGAAGAAATCCGGAAGCTGACAATTGCCTCCGACCTGCCAGAAGACGAGCGCCCGGTCTGGCGCACGATGACGAGCGACGGCCAGCCCTTTGCCGATCACAAGACGGCGCTGCGGGTGCGCGAGGGCGACTTTTTCTATCGCAAGCCGCCCGAAGTCCTCGACATCTGCGGGTTCACCACGCCCGCTGAACCCGTGGTCGCTGCAGCGACGGCTGACTAGCCGACATCACCCGTTAGCGATGATAGCCATTCCACGGTGCTTCGCGGTCGAGGCTTAGCTCAGCGCCATAGGTGGGCGCAGGGGCTGGATAAGCGTCGTAATAAACGTCGCCTTCGGCGTAGTAGCCGTCATCGTAATAGGCCGACCCGCTATCTTCGTAGCCATAGGCTGAAGCCGCGCTGTCATAGGCGTACTCGCTGGTGACCGTGCCGGACGAATACCTGCTGGCGCTGCCCTGATAGTCGTACCCGCCTGAGTAATGGCCGTGGTCGTGGCCGACATGGCTGGTGTGCGTGCAAGCTGGCGGGGCCGTCCGCGTATAGGTTTGCGCATAGCGTCTCACCACAGGCCGCGTTGTGTAGGTGCGTACCGTTTGCCCGCAACAGCAACTTGTTACGCAGCCTGAACTGGTCGCTGTCTGTGTATTGTAGCTGTAGCTGTGTGCAGGCGCATTATAGGCATACCCATCGGCCGCCGCAGGAAGCACCACCATGGCCGCGAGGCCTGCCCCAATCAAAAGACCCGTGCGCATGTGATTTCCTCCAGCTGCAATATGTGTGGGTAAACAGATAGTTAACACGAAAGTAGCCAGCTGGCGCTCTGGTTCCCGGTCAGTTTAAATTTTGCGACCGGCCGGGTCTGTTCAGACAGGGCGAAATAGCGCTAAGGACGAGCCATGACTGGATCAATGAAACTCGCAATCGCCGGCATTGCAGGCCGGATGGGAAAACAGCTCGCAAGCGCCGCCATTGAGGCGGGCCATGAGCTGACGGGCGCCAGCGAAGCCCCCGGCAGTCCTGCACTTGGCAAGTCACTCGACAAGCTCATCCCCGGAGCGCCGTCCAGCATGAAGCCGGAGTCGGATGTCGCGGGAGCCGCCAAGGGCGCGGACGTCTGGATCGATTTTACCCGTCCGGCGGCAACGATTGACGCTCTGAAACATCTTCAGAAGGCAGGCGTCAAAGCCGTCATCATCGGCACGACCGGTTTCGATGCCGCCGAAGAAGAAGCGATTGGCGAAGCTGCCGGTAGCCTCGCCATCGTCAAGGCTGGAAACTACTCGCTGGGCGTCAACCTTCTCTGCGCGCTGACGAAACGCGCCGCCGAAAGCCTCGGCGATGACTGGGACATTGAAGTGCTGGAGACCCATCACCGGCGCAAGGTCGATGCGCCGTCTGGTACCGCCCTCATGCTGGGCGACGCCGCAGCCTCTGGTCGTGGGTCGGACCTGAAAACACTGAGGCAGCCACCCTATGACGGCCCTGGCGCCGAACGCGAGAGAGGCAAGATCGGTTTTTCCGTCCGCCGCTCTGGCGGGGTCATTGGCGAACATGAAGTGACCTTCGGCTCTGACAGGGAAGTCATCACGCTGGCCCATTCGGCGCTCGATCGCTCTGTCTTTGCCCATGGCGCGCTCGCGGCTGCACGCTGGGCACTTCGCCAGCCGCCCGGCCTCTATGACATGACCGACGTTCTGGGCCTCTGAAAAGCTTCCTCAGTCTTTGACGCTGGGGCAGAGATTGCCTTCCGCGAACGGAAGGGGGATTAGCTTGTCCCATCAGGCTCAATTCAGCACGTTCGGGAGGAATTCATGGCTGAAGCATATATTATCGACGCGGTACGTACGCCGCGGGGTATCGGCAAGGTTGGCAAGGGCTCGCTCGCCCATCTCCACCCCCAGCACCTCGCTTCGACCGTTCTCGGTGCAATCCGCGATCGCAACAAGCTCGACACCGCCACCGTCGACGATGTCATCTGGGGCACCAGCTCCCAGCGCGGCGCGCAAGGCGCTGACATGGGCCGCATGGCGGCTCTCGACGCAGGCTTCGACGTCAAGGCATCGGGCGTTACGCTCGACCGTTTCTGCGGCTCCGGCATCACCACCGTGTCGCTCGCTGCAGCGCAGATCATGTCCGGCATGGAAGACTGCGTTATCGCAGGCGGCTGCGAGATGATGAGCTACACGGCCTCCACTGCGGACCCGAAAAGCCCGCCAATGATGGACGCTGGCAACCTTCACCTTCGCGAGCTGCACCCACAGTCCCAGCAGGGCTGCTGCGCGGATGCCATCGCAACGCTCGAAGGCATCGACCGCGAAGCCGTCGATCAGCTCGCCGTCACCAGCCAGGTACGTGCAAAGCGCGCCATGGATGAAGGCCGTTTCGACAAGTCGGTGATCCCGGTGCACAACCGTGATGGCTCGCTTGCCCTCGACAAGGACGAATTCCCACGTCCGGGCACAACGATGGAGAGCCTCTCTGGCCTCAAGACCGTGTTCAACATGTTCTGGGATGTGCCGGTCGACGACAAGGGCCTGACCTATGGCAACATGATCGAGAAGAAGTATCCTCAGATCAAAGGCAATGTTCAGCACGTCCATCATGCCGGTAACTCTTCCGGTGTGGTCGATGGCGCAGCTGCCATTCTCGTCACCTCGAAAGAATATGCCGACAAGCATGGCCTCAAGCCTCGTGCCCGTATCGTCGCGACCTGCAATATGGGCGATGACCCGACGCTGATGCTCAACGCACCGGTCCCGGCTGCCAAGAAAGTCCTCGAGAAAGCCGGCATGACGACCGACGATATCGACGTCTATGAAATCAACGAAGCTTTCTCTGTCGTGGCAGAAAAGTTCATCCGCGATCTCAAGCTCGATCGGGAAAAAGTGAACATCAATGGCGGCGCCATGGCTCTCGGTCACCCGATTGGCGCAACCGGCTCCATCCTGATTGGCACCGCGCTTGACGAACTTGAGCGCTCCGGCGGCCGCTACGGCCTCGTCACAATGTGTGCGGCTGGCGGCATGGCCCCGGCCATCATCATCGAGCGCCTGGACGCCTGATAGGCCCCAGCTCGATCACACGAATATAGATGACCCCGTCCCGGACACATCCGGGGCGGGGTTTTCATTTGTTTGAAATTTGAACTGTTGGCTGAACCATAACCTCACACCTGTGTGCCATATCGGGCCGTAGCAAAATGACCCAGTAGAGGTCGCCGCTTCAGGAGTGATGTGACATGGCAAAGACGGTTCTGGTCATCGACGACGACCCCACGCAACGCAGGCTGATACAGGCGGCTGTCGAGAAAGCAGGCTTTGCCTGCCGGACGGCGCCAGACGGCGAAAGCGGCTTCACCACAGCGACCGAAGCGGGCGCCGACGTCATCCTGCTGGACCTGACAATGCCTGGCCTTTCAGGGATGGAAACGCTTGAGCGCCTTGCAGAGCGCATCCCGGATGTGCCCGTGGTCATGCTGACGGCAACGTCCGGCATCGACACAATCGTGACCGCCATGCGGGCAGGGGCGGTCGACTTTATCGTCAAGCCAGCCAATCCTGAGCGCGTCCTTGTCTCTATCCGCAACGCCCTGAAAATGTCGTCGCTGACCGGTGAGGTGAAACGCCTGACCCGCAAGACCGAAGGCGGTATGAGCTTCGAGGACATGATTGCGGCAGCCCCTGCCATGCGCCAGGTCGTCCGTCTCGGCCAGCGCGCGGCAAGCTCTGACATTCCGGTCCTTATCCTCGGTGAAAGCGGCGTTGGTAAGGAAGTTATCGCCCGCTGCATTCAGGGTGCGTCCGACCGCGCCGGTAAGCCATTCGTTACCGTCAACTGCGGCGCGATCCCCGAAAACCTCGTAGAGAGCATCCTCTTCGGCCATGAGAAAGGCGCGTTCACCGGCGCTGTCTCCAAATCGCTCGGTAAATTCGTGGAGGCCGATGGCGGAACGCTGTTTCTTGATGAGATCGGCGAACTGCCGCTCGACATGCAGGTCAAACTGCTGCGCGCGCTTCAGGAAGGCGAGGTCGATGCCGTCGGCTCACGCCGCCCGACCAAGGTCGATGTGCGCATCGTCTCGGCGACCAATCGTGACCTTGCCGAACAGGTAAAGGCCGGCAATTTCCGCGAAGACCTCTATTATAGGCTTAACGTTTTTCCGGTCGATGTGCCATCGCTCAGCCAGCGCCGCGAAGATATCCCGGCCCTCGTCACGCACTTCATCTCGCGCTTCAACGCGTCTGAAAACCGGGATGTGGAGACCGCGAGCGAAGAAACCCTGCAGATGCTCTGCGCTTTCGACTGGCCGGGCAATGTCCGCCAGCTGGAGAACGCCGTCTTTCGCGCCGTGATCCTTTGCGAGGGCACGGTTCTGCAGCCGCACGATTTCCCGCAGATTTCTGGCATCATGCCGGAAATGGTTGACCTGCCGCCTGTGCCTGCACGTGCTGCACCCGCCAATGACATGGCTGACGCCGGCAATGCCGACATGATGACGCCTGCACAGACAGGCCCGGTCGTGATCAAGAATGACGAGGGTGAGCTTCGTCCGCTCACCGACATCGAACGCGACATCATTGAATATGCGATCGACTTCTATCAGGGACATATGTCCGAAGTCAGCCGCCGCCTCGGCATCGGCCGCTCCACCCTATACCGCAAGATCCGTGAGTATGAGCTCGACGGCGAAGAACAAAAGGCCGGCTGAAGAAACACTGGCCAAGGCTTTCGGGTCGTCCATGTCCATTAGGCCCCAACTGGCCGCTATGGTGTCCTCGTACGTCATGGCGGCCTTTTTCTTTTCTCGCGCAGGCAGGCCGCAAGAAACGGGTGGAAGCGGCGCGCCGATCACGTCAAACTCTCCTCATGACTTCGACGCGACCTTCCCTTTCCGAACGCTCTGTCGCCTATGGCCGGATGGCTGACGCGCTCACCCACCTTGGCGAGACCTGGCGTGACTGGCCCGACCTTGCAGAGTGCGCCCGCGCCGTCGGCCTTTCGCCGCATCATTTCCAGCGGGAGTTCACGCGCTGGGCCGGGATCAGCCCCAAACAGTATCAGGCCGCGCTCGCCCATGCCGAAGCCGGTGACCTCCTCAGGCAGGGGGCAAGCCTGCTTGACGCCTCGCTGGAAACGGGTCTCTCAGGGCCGTCACGCCTTCATGATCTTTTCATCGCGCATGAGGGGCTGACACCCGGCGAGGCGAAATCCGGCGGCGATGGCGCTGATCTTGTCATGGGCGAGGCCGAGACCCCATTCGGCGCGGCCGTTCTGGTCATTTCACCGCGCGGCCTGTGCGGGATGGGCTTTGCCGATCATGACGCCGCCCACAAATCCGGCTTCGAGCATCCCGGCTATGGCAGGGATGCGGTCAAGCGCGACTTTGCGAGCCGCTATCCGAACGCCTCCATCCGCGCAGATGATGGCGAAGCAAAAACCTGGGCCCGGCGCATATTCGACAGCGATGAGCCCGTGCCTGTTGCGCTCTACGGCACGCCGTTCAGGCGCCAGATATGGCGGGCGCTTCTCGATATTCCGGCGGGCGAAACGCGCACCTATGGCGAGGTCGCCGCGGCTGCGGGCCAGCCAAAGGCCGCCCGCGCCGCAGGAACGGCGATCGGCGCGAATACGATATCGTGGCTCATTCCCTGCCATCGCGCCCTTGCGTCGGATGGGCGGTTACATAATTACCATTGGGGTGTGGCGCGCAAACGCGCCATGCTGACATTCGAGCGCGCGCACGCCGCCTGAGGGCTCAGCTGCCATTCGGTCGGCCTGGCGCCCAGCCAGTGGAAGAGACATGGGATATCTGACATTTTACGCGATGATGTTCGTCGCGCTGGGGCTGTGGGGGATATGGATCCTGATGAAGTGGCGTGAGCTGCCCACTTTCTCAAAGGCCGTCTATACGTCGATGCGCGAGAAGAATTTGCTGTCCGACCGCGTCTCGCAGGAAGACTTCAAGGAAATTTTCATCCGCACAGAGGCCCCGCTCGCGGCCAGCTATCGCTGGGGCGCAGCACTGGTCAGCCTGCTGGCCCTGCCGCTGCTGGTCATGGGCTTCAACAATCTCTGGGATTTGATGTGGCGTCTTGGCGGCGCCGTTCCCGGGCCGTTCGAGCGCGGTTACATGTTCAACGTCTTCATGACCTTCGTCTTCGTCATGGGCGTCATCGTCCTTTTCCTCTATGCCGTGACCTCACATTACTATCGCAATGCGCCGCCGTCCCTGAAATCGGAAATCCGGCGCCTTGAAGGAGACCGCGAATGAGCGTTGAATACCTGCACACCATGATCCGTATCAGCGATGTCGATGCGGCCCTGAAATTCTTCTGCGATGGTCTTGGCCTGAAAGAGCTTCGCCGGGTCGACAATGAAGGCGGCCGCTTCACCCTGGTTTTCCTGGCCTCGCCTGAGGACATTGCGCGCCATACGCCGGACGAAAACGAGACCGGCCTGCCGCCAGGCCTGCCGATGATCGAGCTCACCCATAACTGGGACCCTGAGCCCCTCGAAGGCGGCCGCAATTTTGGCCACCTCGCCTATAAGGTCGATGATATCTATGCCGCGACCGAGCGTTTCCAGAAGCTCGGCGTGACCATCAACCGTCCCCCGCGCGATGGCCGCATGTGTTTCGTCCGCTCGCCTGATGGTATTTCGGTGGAGCTTCTCCAGAAGGGCGATCCGCTTCCAGCCAAAGAACCGTGGGCCAGCGCCGAGAATATCGGGTCCTGGTAGCTAGCGAGCAGCTTAGATCTTCTCGAATACCGCAAGAATGGTGGTACCAGAGGCGCCGAAGCCCATGCAGCCTGTCTGTGTGACTTCGATAGTCGAGTGAAAACGATAACCCTGACTGTGTTTCGCTGACAGGCGACTTGCGAGCGCATCGAGCGCTCGGTTGGAAAATTCCTTGCCAATAGGCTCTACTAGGTACTGCATTCAGATCTCCAGCTGATTTGTGTCTTGTCCACCGTTTCCGGATTTGCATCGTCTGAGACGCTTCAAGGTAAAGCTGATGCCAGTCCAAAACCCTTTTTGGCGAAACGCCAGTTCTGAATATCTGGAACAGCTTGGCTCAAAAACGCAGCGGTTACCCACTGTGGTGGGGCGGACCGCCCGATAAGTGCGCAAAAAGCATATGACGATCTTCAACCAGTGCGGTTTTCGAGGCATTTTCAGTTCATCGACCCTCTTATCCAGTTCCGGTTTTCCGCCCAGTGCTCGGATCGTAGAGGGAACAAGCATGCACTCGGCAGCAATGTTATAGCTCCTGCCATCAATGACGATTTGTCGCGTTTCGATTGAGTTAATCATCTAGCCCCCGGTTATAGGATTCAGAATTTCAACCAGAAAGTCAAACTCTTTGTCGCAATGGACGGGCTGTGAAGCCACACTAAGTGAAGCTTCGTAAGCAGAGGGTAAGATGTCGAAATCGGAAGATCGCGAGCGTAACAGGTTCAGCGCGCGGCTGAGGCGGACGGCAAAAGTCGGCTCCAACCTTTCTGGCGCAGGCGTCGCCTTTGCGGCGAATCGTTTCCTTGGCGGCGATGAAGGCGATGAGCGCACCGCCCGCGCCCTCGCCGCCGCCCTTGGCAGGACCAAGGGCCCGCTCATGAAGGTCGCGCAGATCCTGTCGACCATTCCGGACCTTTTGCCGCCCGAATATGCCGATGAGCTCTCCCAGCTTCAGGCGCAGGCGCCGCCCATGGGCTGGGCGTTCGTCAAACGCCGCATGCGCGCAGAGCTTGGGCCAGACTGGCAGGAGAGGTTCACCGAGTTTGGCAAGGAAGCCGCCCACGCCGCCTCCCTCGGACAGGTTCACCGCGCCACGCTTCCTGATGGCCGCGAGGTTGCCTGCAAGCTGCAATATCCAGACATGTCGAGTGCCGTTGAAAGCGATGTCGGCCAGCTGAAAAGCCTGCTTGGCATGTTCCGGCGCTTTGATGGCTCCATCGACCCGGAAGAGATCGTCGAGGAGATTTCCGACCGCCTGCGCGAGGAGCTTGATTACAAGCGCGAGCGAAAGGCGATGAACCTCTACCGCGAGATGCTGGGTGAGAAAGATTTCGTCCACATCCCTGCGCCCGTCGATGAGCTCTCGACCGACCGTCTCCTCACCATGGAATGGGTCAACGGACAGCCACTGACCGCCTATGAAGGCGCCTCGCAGGAGGTTCGCAACGGCATCGCCAAACGCCTCTACTGGACATGGTGGCTGCCGATGACGCAATACGCTGTCATCCATGGCGACCCGCATCTTGGAAACTATCAGGTGACCAATGGCGGGGAGGGGCTCAACCTTCTCGACTTTGGATGTATCCGTATTTTCCCACCCAACTTCGTTGGCGGCGTTGTCGATCTCTACCGCGCCATCCGCGCCGATGATTTCGACGCTGCCTATGCCGCCTATGAGAAATGGGGCTTCAAGAACCTCAACAAGGACCTTGTCGAGGTGCTGAATATCTGGGCGCGCTTCATTTATGGGCCGCTGCTCGAAGACAGGGTGCGCAGCGTCGCCGATGGTGTCGCGCCGGGTGAGTATGGCCGCAAGCAGGCCTTTGAGGTCCGCAAGAAGCTCAAGGAAAAAGGCCCGGTGACGATCCCGCGTGAGTTCGTCTTCATGGACCGCGCGGCCATTGGTCTTGGCGCGGCCTATATCCGGCTCGGCGCCGAGATCAATTATCACGAGCTCTTCGAGGAAAGCCTTGAAGGCTTCAGCGAAGAGACCGTCGCAGCGCGTCAGGCTGAGGTGCTTTCCAAGGCGGGTCTTACAGTCTAGTCGGGGCGGATGGAGACCCGTCCTTACAATACTCCCGCCGCCTTGCAGAAAGAACCGTTCACGGCGGCTTTCTGGATTCTATGTGCGCCATTCCTGTTTCCGGTCCTCGGCGCGTTCCTGATCGGTATCGTCTGGCCGGGCTTTAATCAGGTGATAAACGGCTCTGACGGAACGGCCCGCAGCGTCGGGCTTCTCTGGGCTGCGCTGGCAGCCATTCATCTTGTCCATTTCGCGATACTCAGCATCTGGAGTGAGCGGATCGGAGCGGGCGCCTTTGCAGGCTCCATGCGGGCCTCGCAGAACTGGATCATCGCGGCCATCCTGCTTGGGCCGGTCATTCTCATCGTTCCGAACCTCGTCGCTGCCGCGCTTGCCGGTGGCGAGCAGGGTTGGGAATATTCGAGCGACGTCGATACCAGCTTCTTTGCCCCCGAAAACTGGGGCGTCTCCTATCTTGTTTTCGCGCTTGTTCTGGCGCCGATCCTCGAAGAGGTGACTTTTCGCGGCGTTGCACTTGGCGCCATGCTGGTTCGCGGCGTTCCGCCCTTCATGGCGGCAGCAATTTCGTCCGCGGCGTTCACCTTTCTTCATCTGCAGTACAGCATACCGGCGCTGCTGGTCGTCTTCGTGGCCGGGATGGGTTTTGCCTGGCTCCGCCTGAAGAGCGGGTCGATGCTTGTCCCGATCCTCGCGCACATTGCCGCGAATGGCATGATCACCTTTCTCGCAAGCCTTTCGCCTCCCGCTGGGTGAGGCCTTGTTGGAAGCGGCGGCTTGCGGCAAACCGCATATCGAAATGACAGACGATCTCGACCGTTCCCAGACATTCGATCTTCCCGAAGGCTACCAGCTCCTGCCATGGCACAGGGGCTTTGGCCGCCAGATCGGCCCGCTCTTCGAAAAGCGGGGCGAGGGAGGAATCACCCGTGCCTTCCGCGTTGAAGAGCACCACACCAATGGCATGATGAATGCCCATGGCGGGATGCTGATGACCTTTGCTGACATGGCGTGGGGCGCAGCGGTGGAAAGCGATGAGGATAGCTGGTGGGTGACCATCCGGCTTCTCTGCGATTTCCTTTCTGGGGCCAAGCATGGCGAGTTCGTTGAGGGCAAGGCGAGCATCATTGCCGAAGAGAACAATCTCTTCACTGTCGAAGGCCGCATCTGGACCGGAGAGCGGACG
It includes:
- a CDS encoding 50S ribosomal protein L11 methyltransferase; the protein is MYQISAKGPREAIQPAWDALAWTDPTPAGAVDAKEDGRHAWRLDAYCETEDDAKACKAMIEDVSPSLNAVVEALEDRDWVTLSLEGLPPVEAGRFIVAGSHVLAKSAPGKTPILIEAGPAFGTGHHGTTLGCLIGLERVLRQARPEKVLDIGTGSGLLAIAAIKTGSKRAWGTEIDADSVLVANENAAKNHVSNAFKTFETGGGVNTTIRSDAPYDLVFANILFRPLVGLAPEIERLTAPGGHIILSGLLTPQEPLVRKAYTGRGLALVKRVRRDGWSSLVFRKPS
- a CDS encoding peptidylprolyl isomerase translates to MKTILAGAALSMCANFSAATAQQTAPADPAQTEAGWRLIAPENLMLIETGKGTVVIELNPSFAPNHAERMRELAASGEYEGEHFYRVIEGFVAQGGLFDDMQILRWGPLKNENDRPYGGEGFVPLGNADLFAPEVGHIGGFPVGRDEALGQEWLLHCPGAVALARNNDPDSGGTEIYIVLDAQRYLDRNLTVFGRVIDGMEHVQAFKRGDRAIQNGVIQAPETGEEIRKLTIASDLPEDERPVWRTMTSDGQPFADHKTALRVREGDFFYRKPPEVLDICGFTTPAEPVVAAATAD
- the dapB gene encoding 4-hydroxy-tetrahydrodipicolinate reductase, translated to MTGSMKLAIAGIAGRMGKQLASAAIEAGHELTGASEAPGSPALGKSLDKLIPGAPSSMKPESDVAGAAKGADVWIDFTRPAATIDALKHLQKAGVKAVIIGTTGFDAAEEEAIGEAAGSLAIVKAGNYSLGVNLLCALTKRAAESLGDDWDIEVLETHHRRKVDAPSGTALMLGDAAASGRGSDLKTLRQPPYDGPGAERERGKIGFSVRRSGGVIGEHEVTFGSDREVITLAHSALDRSVFAHGALAAARWALRQPPGLYDMTDVLGL
- a CDS encoding acetyl-CoA C-acetyltransferase is translated as MAEAYIIDAVRTPRGIGKVGKGSLAHLHPQHLASTVLGAIRDRNKLDTATVDDVIWGTSSQRGAQGADMGRMAALDAGFDVKASGVTLDRFCGSGITTVSLAAAQIMSGMEDCVIAGGCEMMSYTASTADPKSPPMMDAGNLHLRELHPQSQQGCCADAIATLEGIDREAVDQLAVTSQVRAKRAMDEGRFDKSVIPVHNRDGSLALDKDEFPRPGTTMESLSGLKTVFNMFWDVPVDDKGLTYGNMIEKKYPQIKGNVQHVHHAGNSSGVVDGAAAILVTSKEYADKHGLKPRARIVATCNMGDDPTLMLNAPVPAAKKVLEKAGMTTDDIDVYEINEAFSVVAEKFIRDLKLDREKVNINGGAMALGHPIGATGSILIGTALDELERSGGRYGLVTMCAAGGMAPAIIIERLDA
- a CDS encoding sigma-54-dependent transcriptional regulator, translating into MAKTVLVIDDDPTQRRLIQAAVEKAGFACRTAPDGESGFTTATEAGADVILLDLTMPGLSGMETLERLAERIPDVPVVMLTATSGIDTIVTAMRAGAVDFIVKPANPERVLVSIRNALKMSSLTGEVKRLTRKTEGGMSFEDMIAAAPAMRQVVRLGQRAASSDIPVLILGESGVGKEVIARCIQGASDRAGKPFVTVNCGAIPENLVESILFGHEKGAFTGAVSKSLGKFVEADGGTLFLDEIGELPLDMQVKLLRALQEGEVDAVGSRRPTKVDVRIVSATNRDLAEQVKAGNFREDLYYRLNVFPVDVPSLSQRREDIPALVTHFISRFNASENRDVETASEETLQMLCAFDWPGNVRQLENAVFRAVILCEGTVLQPHDFPQISGIMPEMVDLPPVPARAAPANDMADAGNADMMTPAQTGPVVIKNDEGELRPLTDIERDIIEYAIDFYQGHMSEVSRRLGIGRSTLYRKIREYELDGEEQKAG
- a CDS encoding methylated-DNA--[protein]-cysteine S-methyltransferase, which produces MTSTRPSLSERSVAYGRMADALTHLGETWRDWPDLAECARAVGLSPHHFQREFTRWAGISPKQYQAALAHAEAGDLLRQGASLLDASLETGLSGPSRLHDLFIAHEGLTPGEAKSGGDGADLVMGEAETPFGAAVLVISPRGLCGMGFADHDAAHKSGFEHPGYGRDAVKRDFASRYPNASIRADDGEAKTWARRIFDSDEPVPVALYGTPFRRQIWRALLDIPAGETRTYGEVAAAAGQPKAARAAGTAIGANTISWLIPCHRALASDGRLHNYHWGVARKRAMLTFERAHAA
- a CDS encoding VOC family protein, encoding MSVEYLHTMIRISDVDAALKFFCDGLGLKELRRVDNEGGRFTLVFLASPEDIARHTPDENETGLPPGLPMIELTHNWDPEPLEGGRNFGHLAYKVDDIYAATERFQKLGVTINRPPRDGRMCFVRSPDGISVELLQKGDPLPAKEPWASAENIGSW
- the yidD gene encoding membrane protein insertion efficiency factor YidD; the encoded protein is MINSIETRQIVIDGRSYNIAAECMLVPSTIRALGGKPELDKRVDELKMPRKPHWLKIVICFLRTYRAVRPTTVGNRCVFEPSCSRYSELAFRQKGFWTGISFTLKRLRRCKSGNGGQDTNQLEI
- a CDS encoding ABC1 kinase family protein, producing the protein MSKSEDRERNRFSARLRRTAKVGSNLSGAGVAFAANRFLGGDEGDERTARALAAALGRTKGPLMKVAQILSTIPDLLPPEYADELSQLQAQAPPMGWAFVKRRMRAELGPDWQERFTEFGKEAAHAASLGQVHRATLPDGREVACKLQYPDMSSAVESDVGQLKSLLGMFRRFDGSIDPEEIVEEISDRLREELDYKRERKAMNLYREMLGEKDFVHIPAPVDELSTDRLLTMEWVNGQPLTAYEGASQEVRNGIAKRLYWTWWLPMTQYAVIHGDPHLGNYQVTNGGEGLNLLDFGCIRIFPPNFVGGVVDLYRAIRADDFDAAYAAYEKWGFKNLNKDLVEVLNIWARFIYGPLLEDRVRSVADGVAPGEYGRKQAFEVRKKLKEKGPVTIPREFVFMDRAAIGLGAAYIRLGAEINYHELFEESLEGFSEETVAARQAEVLSKAGLTV
- a CDS encoding CPBP family intramembrane glutamic endopeptidase, which gives rise to METRPYNTPAALQKEPFTAAFWILCAPFLFPVLGAFLIGIVWPGFNQVINGSDGTARSVGLLWAALAAIHLVHFAILSIWSERIGAGAFAGSMRASQNWIIAAILLGPVILIVPNLVAAALAGGEQGWEYSSDVDTSFFAPENWGVSYLVFALVLAPILEEVTFRGVALGAMLVRGVPPFMAAAISSAAFTFLHLQYSIPALLVVFVAGMGFAWLRLKSGSMLVPILAHIAANGMITFLASLSPPAG
- a CDS encoding PaaI family thioesterase, with product MTDDLDRSQTFDLPEGYQLLPWHRGFGRQIGPLFEKRGEGGITRAFRVEEHHTNGMMNAHGGMLMTFADMAWGAAVESDEDSWWVTIRLLCDFLSGAKHGEFVEGKASIIAEENNLFTVEGRIWTGERTLLTGSGIFKVIERRG